A stretch of DNA from Pan troglodytes isolate AG18354 chromosome 21, NHGRI_mPanTro3-v2.0_pri, whole genome shotgun sequence:
TCTCTTCCTGGGCTCTTGTTAAGTGAGATTTATGTTAACAGCCTGGGGCACTTACTTCCCTCCCCACTCACCCCACGCCTGGGAATAACATCTGCTTGCTGTCACAGGTGTCTCCCTGAGTTGCCCTGAGCTGGGAGCAGTCTTCCTGTGAGTAGAAAAGGTTTGGAGAGACATGACATGGGGTTTATTGCAAGGCATAAAAccaggtcagtaataacaaagcAGATGATAAAAACTTCATCTAGCTCCtatgatgtaattttttttcccctaatccTTTGATGTGGGAACATGAGAACTCATTAAGGCAGCAATTTATACTGTGGTGGTGAGTGAGAGAGGAGCCATGGGCGGGAAAAGCTGACCAGAGAGCAGCGAGGGATGGGAACCAGCCCAGGTTTTGGATAGAGGAAGCAGCTTCATCACCACCCCCTATTTTAGAATGTCATCTTTCAGTAAAACATCAGCCACATTAGATATTAACATGTAAGTTGAACACAATAAAAGGCCGTATCTTTGTTGCCTGATGTGTTAACCAAAGGATAAATTATCTTTCCCAAAGGGAAAGAGCTTAAGAGGAGCTCTAATTCTGCTTTCTGATAAAAGCAGGGGAGGGGACAAAGGAGAACTTGGAACACTTATGTTAGCATCTGGTGTAACAACATAGGAACATGTATGAAGTTTGGGGGACCCCACCTGGCTTAGCATTCAGAGACTACCTCTGGGTTTAGCCGGCCTGATTCTGGATGATCATTCTGGTGGTATGGGGGAGatggtgtggggagggggagagacagCTAAAGGGCAACACCCTATGCCCTTCAGAGTGGTCAGCCTCACAGACCACTCTGAGAGAATGGGTAGCCATGTCTGTACTACATACTGGAGACATGACTGTGGAATGGAAGTTTCAAAACTAAGTCAGAGAACCCTCTGATCctgcaaacacacatgcacacacacagagacatcaaCCATCTCTAATTTGTTGGTACTCACCAGGGATACCTTGGGCATCTGAAGTCAGTCTCCATGTCTGTGGGTCTCGTGTAACCATAACTACTTGGagttttttaaaactgcattATTTCTTTGTTCCTCAGTGTCTGACAATGCCTGCCAGGATGGGCACTGATGAATATGGTTGAACGGAACTCCAAGGACCACCCAGGTTGATAGTAGTGAGGTGAGGGGTTCACAGCACTGGCAGTGGTCCCCAGGGCTTCTTCCCAGCTTGTACGTGGGGTTGGGGGTCCTTTCTTTAGTCTCTCAGTGATCAGACTGGGCAAACTCTCTGATAAGCAAGACAGGGCACCTACCAGGAGTCTTGGCAACACTAGTGTGTGGCTGCCCAGATTAGCATGGAATAAGACACATTCTATTTAGAAATGTCAGCCTTTTTAACTTAGTTGATGAAGGTTGAAGGAGAGGCAGCTTCAGGTGATGGAAAGAAAAGTCTCTGAGAGGCAGGACACCTCAGCCTCAGCTACCCCGTGAGCAGTGATTtaacctctctaaacctcagtttcccacTTGGAATATGTGCCAAGGGAGGTTCGAGTTTTGAGCTCTTCCCAGCTGTAAACTCTGCATTGGCAGAGACACCAGGGAGACACGCGAATCAAATGGTGGGAGGGCAGGAGATAGCACGCTTCTCTGCTTAGTCCTCCTTCCATCACCACTGGAAAATGAGTGTGAACACTGCCCTTGACCCTGCAGTCATAAGTCATGCAGGTGGcggcggggtgggggcggggggtcaGCCTACCCACTGCTCTCTTCTTCAGCTTCAGGGCCTTTTCATTTCCCGGCAGCAACGAGGTGCACTGAGCACTTGTCGGGGCTGTGTTTGGAGCCCATCAACAGTGCTGCCAGCTTTAGTTCCATCAACCCCAGGCTTTTGTAACAACTGGTTGCATGAAACCCTCCCTTGTAGTTTGTGTACAGAAGACTGCAATGAATTGAAGTCATGAGACATACAGCCAGGATCCTGAAAGCCACCGACATATGTCACCTGCCTGGAAGGCTTGCTTCGATGGTCATCTTGTTCTGCCTGCTAAGACCAGGAGTCACAGCTGTTGACACCATtgtgaataaaaacattttctgccACAGGTAGAAACAGCCTTTGCTCATCCCTCCATCTGTCAGagatcttgctttttcttttacaattGTCTTTAATGTACTGTTCCATGGCAAGCCAGGTGTTCCATTTTCCCAGATGGTCAGGGAAGATGGTATTTGGACATGACAGGCTGTCACTCAGCAGGATACTTGCCCAGTTTGTCGGCTCTGATCTGTGAGCAAAGATGCATATGAGTTTCACACTCATCTGTGAAGTATTGGCTTCACTTTCATTAAAGTCATCATAGCTGGCATTCCTTAGATGCTAGAGGTGGATGCAAAGGATCAACTAAATATAGCACGTTTTGGCGGCACTGCCTCAGAAACCAGACATGAATCCTAGCAAATGTGGGCATTGACACTCTTCTCTGAGAGGTTGGAGGTAGTGAATTACCCCCATCTCCCACATTCTCATTCCATAAGTAGATGACAGCATAGCCTCAGATTCCTTAAGGACAAATGTTAGAATCCTAGGGCTGTGTTTTCTGAGACAGCTCCACCATGGTGTACACCATCAGCCAGCAGCACACCCTGGAAACTGTCTTGCTGACTAGCATGCATGGGGGTATACATGTGGACAGTTCGCTGAGTGCTTCTCTCGGGTGGTGCAACAGGTTTCCAGACGAAACGATGAGTCTACAAAGGCAGcttctgccttcatggagcttggAGGTTAGTGGCAAAAGACAGGCATTAATCAAATAAGCACAGAAATGAGAGTACAGTTCTAAACCTAAATAAGCACTGTGCAGGAAAGGAATGTACTTTCTAAGAGATGATGATAAAAGAAGTTGCCCATGACTCAGAGCAGGCTTTCCCCAGGAAAGTGGCTGGAGATGACCTCCTCTGAAGCGTACCTAGGCATTAACTAGGAAAGGAAGGGGCGGGGCACAAGGTGTTCCTGTAAGCtctaagcagagggaacagcatgtgcaaagagcTTGCAGTGGGAGGCACTGAAGGGCTCAATGTGACCAAAACACAGACCACAGGGGCGTGTGAGGCACTGGCAGGCACATGAGCAGGAGCCTAATGCCTTCTATGCCACCTCAAGGATGAGGGCTttgtcctaagagccaggggtcAGTGGTGGCAGGCTCTAATGAGGGGCTTGGGTCTGCCTAGTAAGAGAAGCCTATCAAAAGCTCTGGGGTCCTTGTGAAATTGAGGCTTAACACGCCTCTGCTTTTCAGGGAGGGGTTGGCAGGATGATCATGTCCTTCTTTCCAACTTTCATCAACTTTATATGAACTGAAAGGCAGGGACCTCAATCCTGTGAAGGAAGGGACTTTAGTGCCTAACAGTGGGGGCACCTTCTGAAATGGGGGAGAACTTATGTAAAAAAATGCCTAGAATGGGAGTATTGActttctacaaagaaaaacatGTGGCTTCCTATTGTCAAAAGACACCATGAGCATCCACCTGCCGCAACATAGCACTTGAAATGACTGGATTTCTGGGGCTCTATCTGCCTAAAGAGTGGGGCTGCCAAAGGTCAGCACTCACCCAGTGTGAATGTGTGGTAGATGGGGAGAGAGAACAAATTGAGAGGCACACAAACCAGGACTGAGTTCCGGCTCCCCCACTTCCAGCCCACAGTGGCCCAGGGAAGGCTGCATGACTGTGTGGAGAGGGCAGAGCAACAGTATCCACCTGCAGGTGCACAGTGACACACAAAGGCCATGTTCCTGGCCCAGGGGAGGAAGGTTTACCATTCAAATGGTGACTACTTCATGAtatggaaggaggaagagggagttGGTACACAGTTGGgtgtcttttttttccattttttttttaaatcaggcttTCATTAGTGTTCTGAAGAGgctgtaatttctttttaatctatttttaattggagtataatttacatatggtAGAGTGTTCTCTTTTTAGTTgtacagttctatgaattttgacatgcaaatttttacattttacattttacaattttacattttacatttttacattttacattggGGCAACTAACTGTTGCCCCAATCAAGATCAGGACTGTTTTGGTCACCATCTACTTCCCTCTTAGTGGCTGTGATTTGTGGCCAAGGAGGCAGGACACAGACAGCATGGGGAGGACCTGAGGAGGTACAGAATTGGAGATGGTGCTATCCCCAAATCCATGGAGGCCACCTGGTTATACCATTTCCCGAGTTCATCCCCCCAGACTAGGAGACCTCAACCAATTTACATAGGAAGCTATCCCCTCTTGACCTTATGGATCTGAAAAGAAGTATCCTGGAATCTAGACACCACCTGGAGAAACTAGAGGGTTGAGTATGTCCCTGGGCAAGTTGCTAATTCCATGACTTCGTGATCCTTTACTCCAAACACTGGAGAGAGGGTGTGGATTCCACTCCAAGCTCCCTTCCGCCAAACAGAGCAGAGTGTTCCCCAGATCCAGCCGCATCCCAAAAGCACCATTTCCGTTTGTCACAGGCCTCCAGGCAGCTTGCTGTTGAGTTTGCTCGTGTTTATCATGGTCGTATCCTGTGCTCTGGAGAGTCATAGACAAATTAAACAGTGAAACTGGGACTTGCCCCATGCCCTTTTCAGACTTTCCATTCTCCTGGCACTACCCTTGGGTTTCTGCATGCTACCTTTTTGGAGGAGGGGGAAAATACGTGAAGAAAGACTGGAGTCAAACCCTGGCAAAGGCTCGCTGAAAATGGTGATTTGGGATTATATGAGCATTTCAGAACAGATTTATTAAAAGAGGGGGACAATGAACAAGGCGTAGGATCTCCAAAGAGTCTGTGGAAGGTGGGATCCATGTTCCCAAAGGATTTAAATCGAAACGAGGCAGGAGGCAGTGGGAAAAGGGGAGGAATTAGGGAGAATGTGGAAAAGCCCCTCTCCTCTTTGCCAAGTAGAACAAAGCTTTGCTGGACAACAGCGGGGTAACTTAGCATTTAGGTACGGCATTAGCAAGAAGTCAGAAAGAAGATTTGAGATGGGCACAGAGGTGCTAACCTCTAACCAAAAGCACAGAGCTTATATTGCCAGGCGTTGAATATGCAGAAGATAAGTGGGTTTTGTCTTAGGATAATATCCGTATTAAATTTGCTATTTTAAGAGAAGATTTCCTTCAGGCAGAGATCCAAGGAAATATCTGGCCTGTGGCCCAGGTGGCATAATTGTCACAGACCCCAGCTTTGACTCTTGGTGTTTCTCATTGGATCCCTGAAACCCTCTGCTCTCTGCTCCCCCTCTCCAGTGGGCGTAACCTTGAGTTAACCCATCCCCAGGGTTCTTTTGTCTTTCACAATCACACTTTCAAAACACCCTGAAAAGGATTTCGATTCTATTAGCATCTGATGTTAAAACAATATTTAGTTTCCCTTGTGAGAAGAAATCAGTTGTTTGCCCACACCTGAACctgctaaccaaaaaaaaaaaaaatgaggaagggaacactcaaaacaaaaagagataTCACTGAACCCAGGGCATTcattctggaaaagaaagaaagaaagaactgggCATTGTCTGCATTGTTTTATGAAGAAATGCTTCTAAAAGTCAGGAGATGTATTTTGGGTACCCCCACTCAGCTATAACcatgaagaaaatgtgttttcatgTATTATTTGCAACCTCAGTTTTCCTTGAATAGATGATATAATAAGGAATCGCATTCAACAGAGAATAGCAAGCGACTCCAGAAGGTAGGAGGTGGGGGATCTTCTGTCCCCTGGCCCCATCCACAACCATAATGTCTCTCAAAGGAATGTCACCTGCAGGAACTTCCCTCCGTACCTCCTGCTGGCTCTGTTGGGGCCAGAGctatgtttctctttctcctctgggcCCTGAGAAATGGAGAAGGGCACTCTGGAGCATGTTCTTCCTCCTCCGAGCCTCCTTGGGAGAACAGCGGAGGGAGTCTCTGCCCCCTGTACTTGACTAAGCCTTGTGAGAAGGGAAAATAAGCTGAAGCCTTCGAAGCTGGATTTTAGAGTGACCGAGTGTCAGAGCTCACTTCTCACCTGGCACAAAAATCTTCCTGTTTAAGCTATGATATAGATGCCTGCAAATCCAACATTACAGTTCCTCTAGCATTGACTACATTGCTCCAAGCAACTGCATCTTCCCTTGATGGAACAGTCTCCACTTTGTGCAACCTTGAGTTTGCCCGTAAGACACTCATGATTCCAACACAGCTTTTTTCTGTACTCATTTATGCATCTACCAGTTCACTGGCACACAAGTAAACAGTTATTGGGTATCTACCATGGGCCAGAAACTGAGCTTATCTAATCTTCCTGGAAACCTTGTGAGATGGCACTGCTTGCACCCGTCTTACAGCCTTTGAAGGGTCATGTGGTGCCCGTGGCCATGTGACCAGCAGGTGTTAGGCTGGGGTCACACCCAGGTGTGTATGCTGTTCACACCACATATCAGCCCTGCGGGGTGCTTACAGCGGAAATTGTGCAGGTTCCTGCCCAAGAGGGACATGTAAATACATCTAGAAGTAGTTGTTATCTTCCCAAACAATGCAGTACATAAATTGAATCCCAGTGCACTCTCATCAAAACTCCTTGAGTGCCCCCACTTGCACCCAGAACATTTTTCAATGTCACTCTTTCAGTCTTTCTTTCAGTGTCTTTGACCTACAGCCCCTACAGTCATCTCCCACTGCTTGTATCTCTCTTTCCACCTCTTCAGCTGCCTTGCAGCCCACCTCACCTTGTTCACTATGCCCAGTCCGCTCCACCAGGGCTCTTCCCAGTGCAGGGCCTTTGCAGGTGTGATCCTTCCCACCTGGACTGCTTCCCCTCCAGTCTGCATTTGATAAACCCCTCCTTCCCCTTCAGGTCTGGTGTTAAGTGTCAGCTTGTCCAGGAAGCTCCCTCTAGTCCTCCACTCTAAATCCTGCCTTCCTCGTGCGCCTTTTCAGAGTGTGCTGTGCTTTTCTTCCCCTGCACTTATCACTGTTTCTAAGTTAAGTACAATTTGGGGGTGATCAGTTGTTTTGCATCTTTCTCCCCTGCCAGAGTCTAACTTATATGGTAGGGACTTGTCATTGTGCCTATCACCATGAAAGGCAcagagtaaatgctcagtaaataattGCTGAACTAATCTAAGAAATAGgtgagaactggaaaaaaaaataacaaagtcatttgacttaaaaaaatgcattctgTTTACTTTAAAACAGCAGGCtaggaaaagcaaacaaacaaacaaacaaacaaacaaacaaacaaacaaacttgaatGCTGGCTTATCCAGAAATACCACCTTGGCTTTCTTGCCCCGGACTTTTGTGCTATGAAATATATCACCAGCAACTGGTCCCTGGGAGTCTCCCTCAGACCTGGATGTCCAATGATGTGAACAGAAAGCAGAGATCACACAGGTTGACCCATGGCTCTGGTTTCATAAGGTCTATCCTGATTTTAAATGCTCAGGGATAGTTTTTAAAGCTAACTGATTTGTTTATGTGGTCCTGGTATCTTTCCCTGAGAGGCACTATGGCTATTTAGCGTTTTGAGAATCTCAAGTTCAGATGAGACCTGTAAACAGAACTGCTGATCCCCCAGGCAGCAGGAAGTGAGGAGGACAGGGAAGCTCAGGGCCCCGCACAACTAATGTCCTGGGGCCCAAGTGCTGCATGAAGGGTTTTTGCCTCTAGGTTTTGAAAGTGTGTTTTGGTCTTCCAGTGTTCCTTAAGAAAATGCCCCTCTTCTGGAATAAGAAGAAATCCTAACGCAATGAGGCCCTACAAGTCAGTTTGACAGTGACTGGGAGCAGACTCTTTTGACAAACAGAAGGCTGGGTAACAGGGGGCGAACTATAAGGTGTCACTGTCTCCTCTGGTCTCCCAGCCCCATTTATCTGCACCTGTCCTGCCCCCATTTGTGTAGCTCTTCCTTCACAAAGACTTAGTCTGCTACTTAGGGGGAGCATGGCTCAGCTTGTTATCTCCATAGGGCACTGTGCATGGAGCtgccccagcacacacacacacactaaagcCATTACTTCTTCTGCGATGGATGTCAAAATCTCCAAGCCGGTCTTCACAATAATCAGTCAAACTAAAACTCAGGAGTTCAGCATTATCCAGACATATAAAGCATCTGAATATTTGCCTGGACTCTacttgcttttaatttcttctttaaaaaatctttccgaGCCCTGCATATTGCATTCAGCCAGCCCTACCACCTTAGAAAAGTGAGCCCAAGAAACGTGTGCATTGAAAAGATGATGTTTTTAATCTCCAAAAGAGATGAGAATGATTTCATACTGGATGAGACGTTTAGAAATGAATATTTGAATTAGAGCCACAAATTGAGACCCTTCATGACTACAGTGAATTTGGATATCTCGCAGAGGAGATAATGCCAAACCATACACTGGACACACAGCTGGGATTCGCCAGATGCCCCAGGAAGGGTTTATTTAATTCATTCTAACAAATGATCCTATAATGCATTTATGCATTTAAAAGCACAGAGACACAAGTCCTCATATATGAAGTTGTTATggttacagaaagaaaataaatatttgtgcacaCAGAGATAGCATGAAATCATTCTACAGTGAAAATAATAGCCTCTGGAAAAAGCTTTGAAAATCAGAGATGGTGCCATCACCAGACAACACAAGTGCTGGGGTACAGGGCAGCCCTCCATGCATCTCATAGCATTTGCATGGTTTGTGAGCCCCATTTAATGACATAAAATGAGGGCACTGGGGGAGGAAAAGTGAACAGACACACAACCCGAGAGCacattgttatttgtttattttgtacaaGTGATGTCATAAGCAAGGATTTTGCCTGTGTTCTAGATtatctccaataaataaataactatgtACAAATATTTTGAGTTTacaaaatagaagaggaaaacCTTTGTCTTACAAAAGTTACATTTCTATGATACATTTATTTCCCTACACTGAAGCAGGATTTCATTCCTAGCTTAGCTGAACCAAAGACCTTGCAGACCCTGTGTGGCAGTGTCTAGAGCTGTGTACCTAGCCTTTTCTACCAAAGAGCAAAGCTACACAAAGAAAATTCCTCAGTTTCTTGAAAATAAGGGCCTGACTTGGCCTGCTACTTATAACTGATCTATATTTCATGTATTCCAGAAAATTGGAAGCAGTCTGGAATGGTTGTCCTCAAATTACTGAGCAGACACACCCCCCGCAGATCTTGTTAAATATAGATTCTCATGAACTGGATGGGGTGGAGCCtaggattctgcatttctaaccagctccCATGGGCAGCTTCCAATTCTTGTTCAGGGGCCACATTCCAAAAGGCCTCTCTGAAATGGTAGAAATTCTCTGAGGACCTGATTAAGGCTAGGCCCTAATTGGGCATCCTCCAGGATCCATTCCCAAGCTCCCAATTCCACAAGACCAGTAGAGCTGGTTTTATTTTGGTCTACCAGTGACAAGGAACAGTGACAGTCAATTGCTAATTGGCATGAATCATGCAGTTTGAAGCTTTCTTGAACTGTCTCCTGGGAGGTGTTTGTCTCTTCTCTCAATCTAGAACAACCTTCTGAACATTTTCAACACAgtcaaaaataagtaataataacaaaaaaggaaattgcaTAAGAAGATGAGCAACAATTACCATTTTTCAGTACAAatcaaaacagcaacaaaattcAGGCTCACTGTTTAAAAGTAAAGATAAATACCTCTTTGGGTGTAATTTCTATGACAGTCCAGCAACATCAATTCAATACCTTTTACATCTCAacctttgtttaaaattattttgctctGGGAATCTGAAATTTCAGGATAAATTAGCAAATctggtgaaaaagcaaatggccatttttatttttagtgtttttgtttctgtttcatgtAGGGGTTCTGCCTGAGCAGACAGCTAAGAGCAAAAGAAGTAGGGTCAGGCACAGGTAGGGTGACTCAGGTGAGTTGGCCCAGTTCCTGGGAGAAGAAAACTAGGAAGAATGGGGAATAAGTGGGGCTTGCTTCATAAATGTGAGagggctaggaaaaaaaaaattcaccaagaTAGTTTACCTGTCACATGACAAGTGGGAgtttgtagagagagagagaccggaGAGCTGTGCAAAGTGGATACTGGAGACATACAGGTAAgaacaaaggaaacaaacaaaaacctaaatacttcaaaaaaataaatattttagtcatCTAGTCATCCCTAGCCCACGAGGTCAAGGTCTGCCCAGAAGGCTGCCGACCAATAACGCTCACCCTCCTGCGCCCGGTAGTGAGGACCTGGGACAAATCGCAGTCTGTGTCTTCGTTACAAAATTGCCATCATTGCCCAGTGGTCCAGTGACGTCACGGAAGAGGCCGAGGCTCATTCTCCTCCCTCTAATCACCCCCTCGCCAGTTAGCCATggaatagaagaaaacagcttgGGGGGTGCGGGGAGGGTCTTCTCCAGCTGTAATGCCAGCTAAGGTGCTTTGGTAGCAAAGCTGGGGGTGAGGAGGcacaggagggagagaaaggccGCGCCAAAGCCAGGCTCCTGGACAGAGGCCGCTCAGAGTCTCTGCGGCGTCCGCTCGGTCCGCACGTGCTGCAGCACTACCTCCTTGGAAGGGGCCGCGCACTTGTACTCCATCTTGGCCCTGGCGGCGCCGTGCTTCTTGCGCAGGTGGCAGAGGAGCGCCAAAAGCGCCACCACCAGGCACAGGCTCGCGATGGAGATGCCTATGAGCAAGCCCGAATGCACGAGCCCCACGGCCGGGGGAGTCAAGGTGGAGCCGGGCGTCGGGCTGGGCGGGGGCTCGCCAGAGCCGCCGTCGCCACCGTCCACCTTGCCGGAGTCACAGTCGTTGCCAATGTAGCGGGCAAGGGCCGAGTCGGGCCCGCAGATGCACTCGAAGGTACCGGGGAGGTTGCGGCACACCCCGGAGCAGAAGCCGCCGTTTTCGCACTCGTCGATGTCCGTGCAGATGAAACCGTCGTCCAGGATGTAGCCTTCAGGGCACTCACAGCTAGCCTGGGTGTTGGGGTCGCAGTCGGCTGGACAGGCAGTCTGGTTGCAAAACATCTGGCACCTGTGCGGCTCGTGGGGAATGGGCGCGAAGCCCTCGGCGCAGACGCAGAGGTAGCTAGTTTGGTTCAGGGGCTGGCACTGGTACTCGCAGTTGGCTCTGAAGCACGGGTCCACGGGCTCCACACACTCGCCGTCCACCAGGTCGTAGTTAGGGTAGCAGTGGCACTCGAAGCCACCCTGTGTGTTGACACAGCGCTGCGGACACGGACTGGGCTCCAGTATGCAGTCATCCACGTCCTCGCACCGGTGTTGGTCGGCCGCCAGCCGGTAGCCGGTCTCGCACATGCACGAGTAGGAGCCCGGCTGGTCGGGGTTGGGAACGCAGAAGTGCTCGCAGAGGTCGTTGCAGGACTGCGTCGCGGGTGCGGTGCAGGAGCGCCCGTCTGCCTGCAGGGCGGCGCCGGCTGGGCACTGGCAGCGGGGAGCCCCAGGGATCGCATTGCACGCGTGCTCGCAGCCGCCGTTCTCCACGCTGCAGTCCCAAGCGCCCGGCGCCTCCCTGGCCCAGTGCCCCTGGACCGCTCCGGGCGGCGCGGTGCACATTAGCTGTAAGCCGAGGGGCGCCACCGCGGCGGAGCTGCCCACCGGCAGCGCCTGGAAGTCCGCTCCGCGGGCCGCGAACGGGGTGCCGTAGGTGATCGAGACGGCGGCAGCCGCGGCGCCGGGCTCCACAGCCAGTGGCCTGCAGGTGGCTGGGAAGTGGAACTCGCAGAGGAAGCCATCGGCCTTCACGTCGCACTGCTGCTCCTCCCAGATCGGctcgctgggcacggtggcctcAGCAGCGGAGACAGCGACGCACAACGGGCCGCAGAGGGGAGCCCCATTGAGGTCGAGCCGTGCCCACCTGCTATAGCTGGTGTTGTTGTCTCCCGTAACCCACTGGAAGCCGCGCAGGGGCCCGAGGCGCTTGGTGTCGCCGCAGCCGTGTGGCAGCTGCAGGCCGATCCAGAGGCGCCGGCGGCCAACGCCGCCGTCGCCGTTCAGTAGCAAGGAAATGACATCGGCAGCCACTGAGGAGCGCACTGTCATTAGGTGGCCCCGCAGTCCGTCGCAGATCTGACTGGCATTGAGGAAGGTCGCGGGGCCCGGGTAGAGCGCGAAGCAGTCGTGCTCGACGCACTGGCTGCCACCCGGCTGCGGCTCTGCGGGTGCGGGGAACCCCAGGCCGGCCAGGGCCAGCGCGCCAAGGACCAGGACCCCAAGCATGTTACCCAGGCGCGCCGCGTGCAGGCGCCGGGGAAAGCGCGGGCACTGCGACGGGGCCGTGCCGGAGCAGAGGGGCACAGGACGCCGATGGCGACAGCCTCTCCTGTCCGTCCCAGCCCAGACACTTCTTGCCGCTGCGCGCAGCCCCTGCGAGGCAGCCTCTGACATGCGGATCGGCCAGGGCTCGAGTTTATAAGTGCCCGGCCCTCCCTCCCTGGACGTTcgggaaaaggaaggaagtgcCTGGTGGGAAGGGCTGATGCCGCATACTCGGATTGCTGGGTTCTCTGGCCGCCCTTGCGCCCGCCCTCGCGCATGGGATCACCTCGCCGGGATGAGTAAACCCTGCCCTGGCGCAGGGAGGTTCTCGGGCGGGGCCGACAGGGGCAGGCGCCAGGGAAGGCCAACACCCCTGTAACGAGACGACTGTCCCCGCCCACCACTCGGGCCCCCACGCGTGCAGCCCTCTTTCATCTCTTggtcctcctttctttcttttcatacatGTTACAGCCACTTCCAAGGAAAGCCTGGATTGCAAGAGCTCTGGGAACCGGAGACTTCAGAGAAGAGGGCTTTGAATGGGGCGTGGGGGAGATGGTGCACAGGACCTGCAAGACGCTGGGAGGGGTGATCGGCACCaagggcactttgggaggacctGCCTAGGACGTGGACTTCCCCGAAGACAGGATCGCAAGGAGAGACAGCTGGATCCTGTCCGCGGCCAAGGTGCCTGGCTCAGGAAACCAGCGGAGCGCGCTTGGCCTCACAGGACAGTGGGTGTGGCTGGGGTGacagggcagggtggggaagaCTGGCCTAATACC
This window harbors:
- the THBD gene encoding thrombomodulin gives rise to the protein MSEAASQGLRAAARSVWAGTDRRGCRHRRPVPLCSGTAPSQCPRFPRRLHAARLGNMLGVLVLGALALAGLGFPAPAEPQPGGSQCVEHDCFALYPGPATFLNASQICDGLRGHLMTVRSSVAADVISLLLNGDGGVGRRRLWIGLQLPHGCGDTKRLGPLRGFQWVTGDNNTSYSRWARLDLNGAPLCGPLCVAVSAAEATVPSEPIWEEQQCDVKADGFLCEFHFPATCRPLAVEPGAAAAAVSITYGTPFAARGADFQALPVGSSAAVAPLGLQLMCTAPPGAVQGHWAREAPGAWDCSVENGGCEHACNAIPGAPRCQCPAGAALQADGRSCTAPATQSCNDLCEHFCVPNPDQPGSYSCMCETGYRLAADQHRCEDVDDCILEPSPCPQRCVNTQGGFECHCYPNYDLVDGECVEPVDPCFRANCEYQCQPLNQTSYLCVCAEGFAPIPHEPHRCQMFCNQTACPADCDPNTQASCECPEGYILDDGFICTDIDECENGGFCSGVCRNLPGTFECICGPDSALARYIGNDCDSGKVDGGDGGSGEPPPSPTPGSTLTPPAVGLVHSGLLIGISIASLCLVVALLALLCHLRKKHGAARAKMEYKCAAPSKEVVLQHVRTERTPQRL